The window TCCCGCAAATAGATGATCAGGGAACTGCAACGTGGGATGCAAACCCTGCAGGATCCGGCGGCTGGCCATCCCCGATACAACGATCATTCCCAGCATCAATGAAAAAATCAGGTACAGAACATTGTTGCCGGTGTTCACCGCAGCCGCGCCGATCGCCAGCGAAAGAAGCATGAAGATCACTCCTTCCCGCGTGAATTCAACCGCAATGGGCATACGCGGCAACCGGAGCTTTATTGCAGATTGCATATTGAAGGGTCCCCTTTACTTTTGCAATATGCAATTTGCAATGGCATTAGGTCCACGTCAATTCGAGCTGTTTGGGAGATTTATTGTATTTAATACGCAAACTATGTTGACCGTTTTCTTTTACGTTAACAGTTATTCTTTTGGAAGCGGAAACACCTTTTTCTCTGCATACCACATGAACAAGAACATTGGTCTGTCCCACCGGAACCTGCAAGGAACCGGTGAGCTTTCCTTTATAATTACGAAAGATAAGCACTTTCTTTTTTTCTCCGGATAAACTTCCTTCAAAAGCAAGCTTATCGTTTGTAAAAATATAAAAAGATCCCGATGGAAATCCATGCTCGAATTCGAAATCTAAAGAAGCCAGTTTGATTTCCGGAAGTGGTTGCAGCGTTACAGGAGTGACCTGCTGTATTTTTGGTTTCGGCGGCGCAGGTTTCGGAGTTTGAACGATATCGACTGGTGTTGGAGGGAGTGGCTCCAATTTTTTCTTTTCTTCCAGTGCTTTTTTCTCTACCACAAGTTCCAGGAATTTTTTTGCATCCTGATTCTGTGGATCGAGCCGCACGATATCGTTTAACTCTTTGATTGCTTTATCAAGCATGCTGTTCTCCACATACTTCATGGCAAGATCCCATTTAATTCTGATTGCATTCTGTCTGGATAATTCGGCGACAGGATCCGGCCGGTTCGATGCTACCGGTGTTTTTGGCATCCCTTCTTTATTCTCACTGGTAGATCGAATTAAGAAAATGGAACCGAACGTTAAAGCAAGAACCAGCACGATCAGGATACCGAGGGAAGCCAATTTCCGTCTGCTTCCGATACCCGAGAGGGTCAGGTTATGGGAGGCGGCAATGCTTTCGCGTGGCGCGCGAACTTCCCGATGTTCCGGCAACGGAGGTGGTGGTGAAGCGATGCCGGATGCAGTCGATTCCGGATCGATTTCGCGGAGTTCTTCAATATCGCCGGTGATAGAGATTAAGTTTCTAATGTCACGGATCAGCTCAGATCCTGTTTGATACCGGTCCAGGGGATTCTTTGCAAGAAGCTTGATCAGGATTGCGTTATACGGCTCCGGAACATTGGGATTCAACGTGCGCGGCGGCACATGCAGGACATTCACAATGCGATAGGAAACGGTATTGAAGCTGTCTCCTTGAAAAGGCCGTTCACCTGTCAGAAGCATGTAGAAAATAACACCAAGAGAAAAAAGATCACTGCGGCCATCGACCTGGGATTTCCCATCGATTTGTTCGGGTGACATATAATTCGGTGTGCCGATGAATTGTCCGCTTTGCGTCAGATCGGAGCTGGGAAGCCGGGCAATACCGAAATCCATGATTTTCACTTTCATTCCGGGAAGGACGAGAATGTTGGCGGCTTTGATATCGCGATGGACGACCCCTTCGTTGTGAGCGTAGTTCAGCGCATCAGCCAGCTGGATGATCATATTGTTGACGTCTTCCAGTGGCAGCAAAATCCCGCTGGCAGCAACTTCAGAGATGGTGGTTCCTTCGAGAAACTCCATTACTATGAAAGGAGTGCCTGTCTCCTTATCTTCATCAACATCAAAAATGGTGACAATATTGGGATGGCTGAGTTTGCCTGCCGCTTTTGCCTCTCTGTAAAAACGATTCAAATAGACATTCTTTTCTTCAGGCGTGACTTCAAAGGTGATCTGTATGGCTTTGATCGCGACTTCCCTTTCAATTACCGGGTCGTGAGCCTTGTATACAACACCCATTGCTCCGCGGCCGATTTCGCGAATCACCACGTAGCGTCCCAATTTTCTGGGAATTGTGTTCATGGTATGATCAAATTATATATTTGTTTTAGGTCTGCGTCTTTCAGGAACAGTTTAGATTGACCGAACCGGTATTTCCATCCAAATTTCTTTCCCTTCTCAAACGAGCTGAACGCGTGATGATCTCTACAGGAGCAGGAATTTCGACAGAAAGCGGAATTCCCGCATTCCGCGGGCAGGATGGCCTTTGGGAGAACTTCAAACCGGAAGAGCTTGCAACACCGGAAGCTTTTCAACGCAATCCGAAGAAGGTGTGGGAATGGTATGACTGGCGCAGGCAGAAGATCAGTCAAGTAGAACCGAACGATGGACATCGCGCTCTGGTTGAGATGGAATCGATCTTTCCCAGAATGTTTCTGTTTACGCAAAACATAGATGGTTTGCATCAACGCGCGGGGAGTAAAAACGTTCAGGAGCTTCATGGAAGTATCTGGAGGGTTCGGTGTTTGAAAGAACGGAAAACGTTTGAGACTTTTCAAACGCCATTCGAACAATTGCCTCCGCATTGCGAGTGCGGGAGTCTGGTCCGTCCGGATGTTGTCTGGTTCGGAGAAGCTCTTCCACCGGACATCTTAGCGACAGCCTGGCAGGTTGCGGCGAATTGCGACATCTTCTTTCTCATTGGATCATCGGCAACTGTAGAACCGGCAGCGTCTTTCGGGTGGATTGCAAGGGAAAATGGCGCAGTTGTGGTCGAAATCAACGCAGAGATTACACCGGTTACTGAAATTGCAAATGAATGTTTTCTGGGGAAATCCGGTATCCTTTTGCCGAAGCTTGTGAGAGCGCTAAAGAATCATGGCTGAGAAAATTCTATACATCGAAGCAACTTCCGGAGTTTCCGGCGACATGCTGCTCGGTGCCCTTTTGGACGCAGGCGTTCCGGTCGAAGTGCTCTCCGAAGCATGGACCGCGCTTGACATCGATAACTACGAAGTGGAAGTATTTCAAACGCAAAAAAGCGGGATGAATGCGCTACGATGCCGCGTCTCCACTCAGGAAACAAAAGGAGCGAAAACGTGGAAACAGTACCAATTGCTGCTGGAGAACTCAAAACTGCCGGAAAAGATCCGCCAACAAACGCTTTCTCTCGTGAAACGTCTCTTTGAAATTGAAGCTTCCATCCACGGATCCAGCCTTCAGAAACTACACCTCCACGAAATGGGTGGAACGGACCTGCTGCTGGACGTCACCGGAACGCTCTCTGCTCTGGATTATCTACAGCCTTCTTTGATCAAGTCTTCCCCAGTAAATACAGGCTGCGGCTTCCTCACCTTTTCTCACGGTCGCTTTCCGATTCCAGCTCCCGCAACTACTAAGCTATTAGAAGGAATATCAGTGTTTCAGAATGAAGTGGAAGGAGAATTGACGACACCTACGGGAGCGCTCTTGATCGGCTCGATTGCGAAATCATTCGGTGTGATGCCTGAAATGAAGCTGGAAAATACCGGAGTGGGAGCAGGTGAAATGGAAATTGCGGGCCATCCAAATGTATTGAGGATTTTTGTTGGAACAGGCGCAGCTCCGGAAGAAGAAATTTACATGGTGGAAACGAATCTGGATGATTCTTCTCCTCAAGTTCTCGCTTATTTCATGGAAAAAGCATTTGAACTAGGAGCGCTGGACGTATTCTTTACTCCCATTTTTATGAAAAAGAACCGGCCGGCGGTTCGTTTAACTCTGCTCGTTTCCTCCGGCTTGCTGGAATCAATGTTGAAACTGTTGTTTTCGGAAACAACGGCAATTGGACTTCGCTACTGGAAAGTGGATCGAAAGACTCTGGACCGGCGGTGGAGCAAAATTCAGCTGGGAAAGCAGGAGATCCGCATCAAAGAAAGTTATCTCAACGGCACTCTCGCAAATTATCAGCCCGAATATGAAGACTGCAAGAAAGCCGCCGAAAGGTTGAATACCCCGGTAAAAGAAGTGATCGCGCAAGCGATTCACAAATACTTGTCGAAGTAGTGGCAGAGCATTTACTACGCCAAGGGAACAAGCCTCAAGCTCCGCAGGGTTTTGCCCCGCACACCCACTTTCTAAGAGTAAATGCTCTGCAGCCATTCCGCGGCAAGCAGAGCATTTTCACACCGATAGTGATTTCGAGGAAAAATCAGAGTTTGTTCAACTGGGAATGTGCATAACAGGCCGTATGGAAAATGCTCTGCCACTACAAAGCTGTCCAGATTTCCGGAAGCGGCGCTTCGAGATAGAGATGTTTGCCGGTCATCGGATGATCAAACTCAAGTGAAAAAGCGTGAAGACCGAAGAACGCAGTCTGCTTCAAACGATTGCGCAGGGCCGCATCCTGAATCCGGTTCCAGTTTCCTCCACCATATTTTGCATCTCCAAGAATCGGATGTTTTTCGGAAGAAAGATGCACGCGAATCTG of the bacterium genome contains:
- the larC gene encoding nickel pincer cofactor biosynthesis protein LarC codes for the protein MAEKILYIEATSGVSGDMLLGALLDAGVPVEVLSEAWTALDIDNYEVEVFQTQKSGMNALRCRVSTQETKGAKTWKQYQLLLENSKLPEKIRQQTLSLVKRLFEIEASIHGSSLQKLHLHEMGGTDLLLDVTGTLSALDYLQPSLIKSSPVNTGCGFLTFSHGRFPIPAPATTKLLEGISVFQNEVEGELTTPTGALLIGSIAKSFGVMPEMKLENTGVGAGEMEIAGHPNVLRIFVGTGAAPEEEIYMVETNLDDSSPQVLAYFMEKAFELGALDVFFTPIFMKKNRPAVRLTLLVSSGLLESMLKLLFSETTAIGLRYWKVDRKTLDRRWSKIQLGKQEIRIKESYLNGTLANYQPEYEDCKKAAERLNTPVKEVIAQAIHKYLSK
- a CDS encoding NAD-dependent deacylase produces the protein MTEPVFPSKFLSLLKRAERVMISTGAGISTESGIPAFRGQDGLWENFKPEELATPEAFQRNPKKVWEWYDWRRQKISQVEPNDGHRALVEMESIFPRMFLFTQNIDGLHQRAGSKNVQELHGSIWRVRCLKERKTFETFQTPFEQLPPHCECGSLVRPDVVWFGEALPPDILATAWQVAANCDIFFLIGSSATVEPAASFGWIARENGAVVVEINAEITPVTEIANECFLGKSGILLPKLVRALKNHG
- a CDS encoding serine/threonine protein kinase translates to MNTIPRKLGRYVVIREIGRGAMGVVYKAHDPVIEREVAIKAIQITFEVTPEEKNVYLNRFYREAKAAGKLSHPNIVTIFDVDEDKETGTPFIVMEFLEGTTISEVAASGILLPLEDVNNMIIQLADALNYAHNEGVVHRDIKAANILVLPGMKVKIMDFGIARLPSSDLTQSGQFIGTPNYMSPEQIDGKSQVDGRSDLFSLGVIFYMLLTGERPFQGDSFNTVSYRIVNVLHVPPRTLNPNVPEPYNAILIKLLAKNPLDRYQTGSELIRDIRNLISITGDIEELREIDPESTASGIASPPPPLPEHREVRAPRESIAASHNLTLSGIGSRRKLASLGILIVLVLALTFGSIFLIRSTSENKEGMPKTPVASNRPDPVAELSRQNAIRIKWDLAMKYVENSMLDKAIKELNDIVRLDPQNQDAKKFLELVVEKKALEEKKKLEPLPPTPVDIVQTPKPAPPKPKIQQVTPVTLQPLPEIKLASLDFEFEHGFPSGSFYIFTNDKLAFEGSLSGEKKKVLIFRNYKGKLTGSLQVPVGQTNVLVHVVCREKGVSASKRITVNVKENGQHSLRIKYNKSPKQLELTWT